A genome region from Bacteroides stercoris ATCC 43183 includes the following:
- a CDS encoding glycoside hydrolase family 3 N-terminal domain-containing protein: MKRLLLFILVIMGCCGRFASDAKRCPATPAVVSPVEPLLVRSAVDDVRCRQWVDSVLGTLSLKERIGQLFIYTIAPYQDKGNKELLRKVVEDYKVGGLLFSGGLMQNQAMLTNEAQRMADIPLLITFDGEWGLSMRLRGTPVFPKNMVLGCIQNDTLLYEYGREMARQCRELGVQVNFAPVADVNINPKNPVINTRSFGENPVNVANKVIAYARGLEDGGVLSVSKHFPGHGDTDVDSHKSLPVLPFTRERLDSVELYPFRKAVQAGVGGIMVGHLEVPAFEAQRGLPSSLSRNVVYDLLTRELQFRGLVFTDALAMKGVSKHESLCLKALQAGHDLLLVPRRIKEEVDAILAAVKRGELTEQAVEEKCRKVLTYKYALGLNKKPLIRLSGLGTRINTPYTRDLIRRLNLAAVTVLGNAAKVLPLDPAIKDVAVLNVGEAAEMRPFIKQLSEYTHPVEFQLGKDLPAAGRKALRDKLSGYKRILVCVTEHRLAAYQSFFAEFAPDVPVVYVCFIPDKQLPQIRQGISAAEAVVLAHSSNDDVQRQVAGILYADAVADGRLSASIGSLFAAGEGITLSPQTKSHFIPEEHGLDSRLLARIDTIAREGIRERAYPGCQVVVLKDGKEMYNKAFGTYTYTTGNKEAVPVTPASVYDVASLTKTTATLLAVMKLYDKGRLSLTDRVSDYLPYLQDTDKRNITVRELLFHQSGLPSTLLFYQDAIDEDSYEGTLFKARPDKLHPARIGRQTWANPNFRFRPGLTSKVRTAECTLQVCDSLWLNKSFKKEYLQKIADAPLRDKRYRYSCVGFILLQQVVEARAGMPMDEFLAQEFYTPMGLKRTGYLPLRFLSKEEIVPSSVDPFLRKTVLQGFAHDESAAFQGGVSGNAGLFSTAEEVAQIYQMLLNGGELNGKRYLSKETCRLFTTTVAKGCRRGLGFDKPDVQNPAKSPCALSAPASVYGHTGFTGTCAWVDPDNGLVYVFLSNRIYPEVWNAKLLKSDIRERIQEAMYRAVLK, encoded by the coding sequence ATGAAAAGGCTGTTACTGTTTATACTGGTTATAATGGGATGTTGCGGGCGTTTTGCTTCGGATGCGAAACGTTGTCCGGCGACACCTGCCGTTGTTTCCCCCGTGGAGCCATTGCTGGTGAGGTCGGCAGTGGATGATGTGCGATGCAGGCAGTGGGTGGATTCGGTTTTGGGCACACTCAGCCTGAAAGAGCGGATAGGACAGCTTTTTATCTATACAATCGCCCCCTATCAGGACAAGGGCAACAAGGAGTTGCTGCGCAAGGTTGTCGAGGATTATAAAGTCGGCGGTTTGCTGTTTTCCGGCGGACTGATGCAAAACCAGGCTATGCTGACGAATGAAGCGCAACGCATGGCGGATATTCCTCTGCTGATTACGTTCGACGGTGAGTGGGGGCTTTCCATGCGTCTGCGGGGTACACCCGTCTTTCCGAAGAATATGGTACTGGGATGTATACAGAACGATACCCTGCTCTATGAGTATGGCAGGGAAATGGCAAGGCAGTGCCGGGAACTCGGCGTACAGGTGAATTTTGCTCCGGTGGCGGATGTTAACATCAATCCGAAAAATCCGGTTATCAACACCCGCTCTTTCGGTGAAAATCCGGTGAACGTTGCCAATAAGGTTATCGCCTATGCCAGGGGGCTGGAAGACGGCGGAGTACTCTCGGTATCCAAACATTTTCCGGGGCATGGAGATACGGACGTGGATTCGCATAAATCGCTTCCGGTTTTACCGTTCACGCGCGAGCGTTTGGACAGTGTGGAGTTGTATCCTTTTAGAAAAGCCGTTCAGGCAGGGGTAGGCGGCATTATGGTGGGGCATTTGGAAGTGCCTGCTTTTGAGGCGCAGCGCGGATTGCCTTCTTCCCTTTCCCGCAATGTGGTTTATGACTTGCTGACACGCGAATTGCAGTTCCGGGGACTTGTCTTCACAGATGCTTTGGCTATGAAGGGAGTTTCCAAACATGAGTCGCTCTGCTTGAAAGCATTGCAGGCGGGGCATGACTTACTGCTCGTTCCCCGGCGTATAAAAGAAGAAGTGGATGCCATACTGGCTGCCGTAAAGCGCGGTGAGTTGACGGAGCAGGCGGTGGAGGAGAAATGCAGAAAGGTATTGACTTATAAATATGCACTTGGGCTGAATAAGAAGCCTCTTATTCGTCTTTCCGGATTGGGAACCCGAATTAATACGCCCTATACGCGGGATTTGATTCGTCGTTTGAATCTGGCGGCTGTTACCGTGCTGGGCAATGCGGCGAAAGTGCTGCCACTGGATCCGGCGATTAAAGATGTTGCGGTGTTGAATGTCGGGGAAGCAGCGGAGATGCGGCCTTTTATCAAGCAGCTTTCCGAATATACGCATCCGGTAGAGTTCCAATTGGGAAAAGATTTACCGGCGGCAGGACGTAAGGCTTTGAGAGATAAACTGTCCGGATATAAACGTATTCTGGTATGTGTTACCGAGCATCGTCTGGCGGCTTATCAGTCTTTCTTTGCGGAGTTTGCTCCGGACGTTCCGGTGGTGTATGTGTGCTTTATTCCCGACAAGCAACTGCCACAGATACGTCAGGGCATATCGGCAGCCGAAGCGGTGGTATTGGCGCATTCTTCGAATGATGACGTACAGCGGCAGGTGGCCGGGATACTTTATGCGGATGCCGTGGCTGACGGCCGGCTTTCGGCAAGTATCGGCAGTTTGTTTGCCGCCGGAGAAGGGATAACCTTAAGTCCGCAGACAAAGTCTCATTTCATTCCCGAAGAGCATGGCCTGGATTCCCGCTTATTGGCACGGATTGATACGATTGCCCGGGAAGGCATACGGGAAAGAGCCTATCCGGGATGTCAGGTAGTGGTTTTGAAGGACGGGAAAGAGATGTATAATAAGGCTTTCGGTACTTATACATATACAACCGGAAATAAGGAAGCGGTTCCGGTGACACCGGCATCCGTATATGACGTTGCATCTTTGACGAAGACGACAGCTACCTTATTGGCCGTAATGAAGCTTTATGATAAAGGCCGTTTAAGCCTGACAGACCGTGTGTCTGATTATCTTCCCTACCTGCAGGATACGGATAAACGCAATATAACGGTCAGGGAACTGCTGTTCCACCAGTCGGGATTGCCTTCCACCTTGCTGTTCTATCAGGATGCCATTGATGAGGATAGTTACGAGGGTACATTATTTAAGGCACGGCCGGATAAACTGCATCCTGCCCGTATCGGGCGGCAGACGTGGGCTAACCCGAATTTCCGTTTCCGTCCGGGGCTGACGTCGAAAGTACGTACAGCCGAATGTACTTTACAGGTCTGTGACAGTCTTTGGTTGAATAAGTCTTTCAAAAAGGAGTATCTCCAAAAGATAGCGGATGCGCCTTTGAGGGATAAACGGTATCGTTATAGCTGTGTGGGCTTCATTCTGCTGCAGCAGGTGGTTGAGGCACGTGCAGGAATGCCTATGGATGAGTTTCTTGCTCAAGAGTTTTATACTCCGATGGGGCTGAAGCGTACCGGGTATCTTCCGTTACGGTTCTTGTCTAAAGAGGAAATTGTGCCTTCGTCCGTTGACCCTTTCCTGCGGAAAACAGTTTTGCAAGGATTTGCACACGATGAATCGGCCGCTTTTCAAGGCGGTGTTTCCGGCAATGCGGGATTGTTCTCCACGGCTGAGGAAGTGGCGCAGATTTATCAGATGCTGCTGAATGGCGGTGAGTTGAACGGAAAACGTTATTTAAGCAAGGAGACGTGCAGGCTCTTTACCACTACGGTTGCCAAGGGATGCCGCCGTGGTTTGGGCTTCGATAAGCCGGATGTGCAGAATCCTGCGAAAAGTCCCTGCGCCCTTTCCGCTCCGGCATCGGTGTACGGACATACGGGCTTTACCGGAACTTGTGCATGGGTAGACCCGGATAACGGCTTGGTGTATGTATTCCTCAGCAATCGTATTTATCCGGAGGTGTGGAATGCGAAATTGCTGAAATCGGATATTCGGGAAAGAATACAGGAAGCGATGTATCGGGCTGTGTTGAAGTAA
- a CDS encoding porin family protein, with protein sequence MKTLKYISLRAFAIAALALVFAMPAKAQMTDNGYANIDWQFNFPLNNHFADKGSGWGMNFEGGYFLTSNFALGGFLAYHSNHEYFSRQTLPVGTSGSLNTDQQHTVFQLPFGLATRYAWNRGGAFQPYVGVKLGTQYAQLKSTFNVFETNKDTWGFYVSPEIGFNVYPWAYGPGLHFAAYYSYGTNKGDLFTYSVDGMNNLGLRIGIAF encoded by the coding sequence ATGAAAACATTGAAATATATATCCTTGAGGGCATTCGCAATCGCCGCCCTCGCCCTTGTCTTCGCCATGCCGGCAAAGGCACAGATGACCGATAACGGTTATGCCAACATCGACTGGCAGTTCAATTTCCCCTTAAACAACCACTTTGCCGACAAAGGCAGCGGATGGGGGATGAACTTTGAAGGCGGTTACTTCCTGACGTCCAACTTTGCTTTGGGAGGCTTCCTGGCTTATCATAGCAACCATGAATATTTCAGCCGTCAGACCTTGCCGGTCGGTACGAGCGGCAGTTTGAATACCGACCAGCAGCATACCGTATTCCAGTTGCCTTTCGGTCTTGCCACACGTTATGCGTGGAACCGTGGCGGTGCATTCCAACCGTATGTGGGCGTAAAACTCGGTACACAATATGCACAGTTGAAGTCCACTTTCAATGTATTTGAAACCAATAAAGATACATGGGGATTCTACGTATCTCCAGAAATCGGTTTCAACGTTTACCCGTGGGCTTACGGTCCGGGCCTGCACTTCGCAGCCTATTACAGCTACGGGACCAACAAAGGCGACCTCTTCACTTACAGTGTGGACGGTATGAACAACTTAGGTCTGCGTATCGGTATTGCATTCTGA
- a CDS encoding DUF4136 domain-containing protein, whose product MKKFIPLLLAVFAIAFVSCEKDPDMDKLDSKYLVYTNYDTKADFKAFETYYLPDSILVIGNSKDAEYWKDESAQEILSAYVANMNNRGYVRTDNRENADLGLQVSYVKSTYYFTDYGRPEWWWNYPGYWDAPYWGNWGGWYYPYAVNYAYSTGSFITELLNLDAPQGEKEKLPVLWTSYMSGLLSGSTSFNTKMAVEGVNQAFTQSAYLNRMSAQPR is encoded by the coding sequence ATGAAGAAATTTATTCCCTTATTATTAGCGGTCTTCGCAATAGCATTCGTATCTTGCGAAAAAGACCCCGACATGGATAAGCTGGACAGCAAGTATCTGGTTTATACCAATTATGACACGAAAGCAGACTTCAAAGCTTTCGAAACTTATTACTTACCGGATAGCATCCTTGTTATCGGCAACAGTAAAGACGCCGAATATTGGAAAGACGAAAGTGCACAGGAAATTCTCAGCGCATACGTTGCCAATATGAACAACCGCGGTTATGTCCGTACAGACAATCGCGAAAACGCCGACCTCGGTTTGCAAGTGAGTTACGTAAAGAGCACTTACTACTTTACGGACTACGGACGCCCCGAATGGTGGTGGAACTACCCGGGCTATTGGGATGCTCCTTACTGGGGTAACTGGGGCGGATGGTACTATCCGTATGCCGTAAACTATGCTTATAGTACCGGTTCCTTCATCACCGAATTGCTGAACCTCGACGCTCCCCAAGGCGAAAAGGAAAAACTTCCCGTACTGTGGACCAGCTACATGAGCGGGTTATTGAGCGGCTCGACATCTTTCAACACCAAAATGGCAGTGGAAGGCGTGAACCAGGCTTTTACACAATCTGCCTATCTTAACAGAATGAGTGCCCAGCCGAGATAA
- a CDS encoding aldo/keto reductase, which yields MITPIYSPAPGRYENGMKYRRCGKSGILLPEISLGLWHNFGDVNTFANSLSMAHYAFDKGITHFDLANNYGPSCGSAEETFGMIMKKSFMPYRDELFISTKAGHEMWPGPYGDWGSRKSLMSSLNQSLKRMNLEYVDIFYTHRYDPNTPLEETLQTLVDIVRQGKALYIGISKYPKDKAELAYKYLEERDVHCLLHQGKYNLFNREPEEEGILRQAKENGTGFIAFSPLAQGLLTNRYLNGIPDDSRIAKGGFLKKEALTDEVLKKIKALNELAIRRGQTLAEMALAWILKDDLVTSVIIGASSVGQLADNLKAIDNTAFSAEELKNIYQIVK from the coding sequence ATGATAACTCCCATCTATTCTCCCGCCCCCGGCAGATACGAAAACGGTATGAAATACCGCCGTTGCGGAAAGAGCGGCATCCTTCTACCTGAAATATCTTTAGGGCTATGGCACAACTTCGGCGATGTCAATACTTTCGCCAACTCGCTATCAATGGCACATTATGCATTCGACAAGGGTATCACCCATTTTGACCTCGCCAACAATTACGGCCCTTCCTGCGGCTCTGCAGAAGAAACATTCGGTATGATTATGAAGAAATCATTTATGCCCTACCGGGATGAATTATTCATTTCTACCAAAGCAGGACATGAAATGTGGCCGGGTCCTTACGGTGATTGGGGTTCCCGAAAATCACTGATGAGCAGCCTCAACCAAAGTTTAAAGCGGATGAACCTCGAATATGTAGACATCTTCTATACCCACCGTTACGATCCCAACACCCCGCTTGAAGAGACACTTCAAACACTCGTTGACATCGTACGGCAAGGTAAAGCGCTATACATCGGCATTTCCAAATACCCTAAAGACAAAGCAGAATTAGCATATAAATACTTGGAAGAGCGGGATGTGCACTGCCTACTCCATCAAGGTAAATACAATCTGTTTAACCGCGAACCGGAAGAAGAAGGTATCCTGAGGCAAGCCAAAGAAAACGGTACAGGATTCATCGCTTTCTCCCCTTTGGCACAAGGATTGCTTACCAACCGCTACCTGAACGGTATTCCCGATGATTCACGCATCGCCAAAGGCGGCTTCCTTAAAAAAGAAGCGCTGACAGATGAAGTCTTGAAAAAGATAAAAGCACTGAATGAACTCGCCATCCGTCGCGGTCAGACACTTGCCGAAATGGCGCTTGCATGGATACTGAAAGACGACTTGGTGACCTCGGTTATTATCGGAGCCAGTTCTGTTGGACAATTGGCAGATAATCTGAAAGCGATTGATAATACCGCTTTCTCTGCAGAAGAATTAAAAAACATTTATCAGATTGTAAAATAG
- a CDS encoding aspartate kinase produces MKVCKFGGTSVGTVERMKHVAELISESTPKIVALSATAGTTNHLEEIAASLFNRDIEQAHEKITRLEFQFIDFANELLTDESTKREAIDYILDRFQRLWQFINDEFTSVEEKEVLAQGELISTALLHFYLRERKIANILLSAFDFMRTGPEGEPDLKYIEEKLQVQLAQYPGINLFITQGYICKNAYNETDNLKRGGSDYTASLIGAAIRAEEIQIWTDIDGMHNNDPREVTGTRSVKHLSFNEAEQLAFYGAKILHPFCIAPARKRNIPVRLLNSMNPQAEGTLISDLQDDNIIKAIAAKDNIFYVKFESKHNLCPYQFISKIFDTFAKYRTPLCLLVSSNQDVSVAIDNSEHLCKILAELEQYAKILMEDRMSIVSVVGNMRWQYAGVEAQIIEALADIPLRMISYGSNDSDVAFVIKTEDKKRALQALSNRLFEPETDKIVK; encoded by the coding sequence ATGAAAGTTTGCAAATTTGGCGGTACTTCCGTCGGCACAGTAGAGAGAATGAAACACGTAGCGGAGCTCATTTCAGAGTCCACACCGAAGATTGTAGCCCTGTCCGCAACGGCAGGCACTACCAATCATCTGGAAGAAATTGCAGCCAGCCTGTTCAACCGCGACATAGAACAGGCACACGAGAAAATCACCCGGCTGGAATTCCAGTTCATAGACTTTGCCAACGAACTGTTGACAGACGAGTCCACAAAGCGGGAAGCGATAGATTATATTCTCGACCGCTTCCAGCGACTCTGGCAATTTATCAATGATGAATTCACCTCGGTTGAAGAAAAAGAGGTTTTGGCACAAGGGGAACTTATCAGTACAGCCCTGCTGCACTTCTACCTGCGGGAACGGAAGATTGCCAATATCCTGCTCTCCGCCTTCGACTTTATGCGTACCGGGCCGGAAGGAGAACCGGACTTGAAATATATAGAGGAAAAACTACAGGTGCAATTGGCACAGTATCCCGGCATCAACCTTTTTATTACTCAAGGGTACATCTGCAAAAATGCTTATAATGAAACGGATAACCTGAAACGGGGCGGCAGCGACTATACGGCATCGCTCATCGGCGCTGCCATCCGCGCAGAGGAAATACAGATATGGACGGACATTGACGGGATGCACAATAATGACCCGCGTGAAGTAACGGGAACCCGCTCCGTAAAGCATCTCAGTTTCAACGAAGCCGAGCAGCTGGCCTTTTACGGAGCAAAAATATTACACCCGTTCTGCATCGCCCCGGCACGCAAGCGCAATATCCCGGTACGATTGCTCAACTCAATGAATCCTCAGGCAGAGGGGACATTGATTTCGGATTTGCAGGACGACAATATCATTAAAGCCATAGCCGCCAAAGACAACATCTTCTACGTGAAGTTCGAGTCGAAACATAACTTATGTCCTTATCAGTTTATCAGTAAGATTTTTGATACGTTTGCCAAATACAGAACGCCGCTTTGTCTGTTGGTTTCATCCAATCAGGATGTATCCGTCGCCATAGACAACAGCGAACATCTATGCAAAATCCTTGCGGAGCTGGAACAATATGCAAAAATTCTGATGGAAGACCGCATGTCCATTGTATCCGTGGTGGGAAACATGCGTTGGCAGTATGCCGGTGTCGAAGCACAGATTATAGAAGCTCTGGCAGATATCCCGCTACGTATGATTTCGTATGGCAGCAATGACAGTGACGTGGCATTCGTCATTAAGACGGAAGACAAGAAAAGGGCTTTGCAGGCACTCAGCAATAGACTTTTCGAGCCGGAGACGGATAAAATTGTAAAGTAA
- a CDS encoding sigma-54-dependent transcriptional regulator, translating into MSKILVVDDEVQLRTLLSRMLELEGYEVCQAGDCRTALKQLEFQSPDVVLCDVFLPDGNGVDLVSSVKKTAPNVEIILLTAHGNIPDGVQAIKNGAFDYITKGDDNNKIIPLVSRAVEKARMNVRLEKLEKKVGHTYSFDSVLGDSKALKDAVSLAQKVSGTDVPVLLTGETGTGKEVFAQAIHYNSKRAKQNFVAVNCSSFSKELLESEMFGHKAGSFTGALKDKKGLFEEADNGTIFLDEIGEMAFELQAKLLRILETGEYIKIGDTKPTRVNVRVVAATNRNLPEEITAGRFREDLFYRLSVFQIHLPPLRERAGDVRILAKAFVKDFSVRLARPVTEITPAFLEALEQQPWKGNIRELRNVIERSLIVCESERLDVADLPLDIQNTHYEQSDETTPGSFELSAMERRHIARVLEYTKGNKTEAARLLKIGLTTLYRKIEEYGI; encoded by the coding sequence ATGAGCAAGATTTTAGTCGTTGACGATGAAGTACAGCTCCGTACCCTTTTGTCGCGTATGTTGGAGTTGGAAGGATATGAAGTATGCCAGGCCGGTGATTGCAGGACTGCTTTGAAGCAGTTGGAATTTCAGAGCCCGGATGTAGTCTTGTGCGATGTGTTTCTTCCTGACGGTAACGGGGTAGACCTTGTGTCGTCTGTCAAGAAAACAGCCCCTAACGTAGAGATAATCCTGTTGACGGCGCACGGTAATATCCCGGACGGGGTGCAGGCCATTAAGAACGGCGCTTTCGATTATATCACCAAAGGTGATGATAACAATAAGATTATACCGCTTGTTAGCCGTGCCGTAGAGAAGGCGCGCATGAACGTCCGCTTGGAGAAACTGGAAAAGAAAGTGGGGCATACGTATTCTTTCGATTCTGTTTTGGGTGATTCGAAAGCATTGAAAGATGCCGTTTCACTGGCACAGAAAGTATCGGGAACGGATGTTCCCGTATTACTGACGGGTGAAACGGGTACGGGAAAGGAGGTCTTTGCGCAAGCCATACATTATAATAGTAAGCGTGCTAAGCAGAATTTCGTAGCGGTAAACTGCTCCTCTTTCAGTAAGGAACTGTTGGAAAGCGAGATGTTCGGTCATAAAGCCGGTTCGTTTACAGGAGCATTGAAAGATAAGAAAGGATTGTTTGAGGAGGCCGACAATGGCACTATCTTCTTGGATGAAATCGGTGAAATGGCATTTGAACTGCAAGCCAAACTGCTGCGCATTCTCGAAACAGGCGAATATATAAAGATTGGCGATACCAAACCCACCCGTGTGAATGTGCGTGTTGTTGCCGCAACCAACCGCAATCTGCCGGAAGAGATTACCGCAGGACGTTTTCGCGAAGATTTATTCTACAGACTCTCCGTATTCCAAATTCATCTGCCGCCCTTGCGTGAACGGGCGGGCGATGTACGTATTCTGGCAAAAGCCTTTGTAAAGGACTTCTCCGTTCGGTTGGCACGTCCCGTTACGGAAATAACACCCGCTTTTCTCGAAGCCCTCGAACAACAACCTTGGAAAGGTAATATTCGGGAATTGCGTAATGTGATAGAGCGCAGTCTGATTGTTTGCGAGAGTGAACGGCTGGATGTTGCCGACTTGCCGCTCGATATACAGAACACACATTACGAACAATCCGATGAAACCACTCCCGGCAGTTTTGAACTTTCTGCCATGGAGCGTCGCCACATCGCCCGTGTGTTGGAATATACAAAAGGTAATAAGACCGAAGCAGCCCGCCTGCTCAAAATCGGATTGACCACACTCTACCGCAAAATCGAAGAATACGGAATATAA
- the kdpF gene encoding K(+)-transporting ATPase subunit F, whose amino-acid sequence MYTVLFVLGVAVFGYLMYVLVKPERF is encoded by the coding sequence ATGTACACAGTATTATTTGTATTAGGTGTTGCAGTGTTCGGGTACTTAATGTATGTTCTGGTGAAACCCGAAAGGTTCTAA
- the kdpA gene encoding potassium-transporting ATPase subunit KdpA, protein MNTEILGVVLQIFLLVAISYPLGKYIAKVYKGEKTWSDFMKPLERLIFKVAGVNPNEEMNWKQFLKALLILNAFWFVWGMVLLVSQGWLPLNPDGNGPQTPDQAFNTCISFMVNCNLQHYSGESGLTYFTQLFVIMLFQFITAATGMAAMAGIMKSISRKTTNTIGNFWNFLVLSCTRILLPLSLIVGFILITQGTPMGFDGKMEVTTLEGQEQTVSQGPVAAIVPIKQLGTNGGGYFGVNSSHPLENPTYLSNIVECWSILIIPMAMVFALGFYTKRMKLAYSIYGVMLCAYLAGVGINVYQEMNGNPRIDDMGIAQDNGAMEGKEVRLGAGATALWSITTTVTSNGSVNGMHDSTMPLSGMMEMLNMQINTWFGGVGVGWMNYYTFIIIAVFISGLMVGRTPEFLGKKVEAREMKIATIVALLHPFVILVGTALSCYLLAHHPEFVESEGGWLNNPGFHGLSEQFYEFTSCAANNGSGFEGLGDNTYFWNYACGWVLILSRFLPIVGQVAIAGLLAQKRFIPESAGTLKTDTFTFAVMTFAVIFIVAALSFFPAHALSTIAEHFSL, encoded by the coding sequence ATGAATACGGAAATTTTAGGTGTAGTTTTACAGATTTTCCTGTTGGTGGCGATTTCTTATCCGCTGGGAAAATATATTGCGAAGGTTTATAAAGGAGAGAAGACATGGTCGGACTTTATGAAACCGCTAGAGAGACTGATATTTAAGGTAGCGGGCGTTAATCCCAATGAAGAAATGAACTGGAAGCAGTTCCTCAAGGCGTTGCTGATATTGAATGCTTTCTGGTTTGTCTGGGGAATGGTGCTGTTGGTCAGTCAAGGATGGCTGCCGCTGAATCCTGACGGTAATGGCCCGCAAACTCCCGACCAGGCATTCAATACCTGCATCAGTTTTATGGTAAACTGTAACTTGCAGCATTATTCCGGTGAGAGCGGACTGACGTATTTTACCCAGTTGTTCGTCATCATGCTCTTCCAGTTTATTACCGCAGCGACAGGTATGGCGGCTATGGCGGGCATTATGAAGTCCATCAGCCGTAAAACAACGAATACAATCGGTAACTTCTGGAACTTTCTTGTATTGAGTTGCACGCGTATTCTTTTGCCGCTTTCCCTGATTGTCGGCTTTATCCTTATTACACAAGGTACTCCGATGGGTTTTGACGGTAAGATGGAGGTGACTACGCTTGAAGGACAGGAACAAACGGTGTCACAAGGGCCGGTGGCTGCCATCGTTCCTATCAAGCAGTTGGGTACGAACGGCGGTGGTTACTTCGGCGTAAATTCGTCTCATCCGTTGGAAAATCCTACCTACCTGTCCAATATCGTAGAATGCTGGTCTATCCTGATTATACCTATGGCTATGGTTTTTGCGTTGGGTTTTTATACAAAACGGATGAAACTGGCTTATAGTATTTACGGCGTAATGCTCTGTGCCTATTTGGCGGGTGTCGGCATCAATGTTTATCAGGAGATGAACGGTAATCCTCGCATTGACGATATGGGCATTGCACAGGACAATGGGGCTATGGAAGGCAAGGAAGTCCGTCTGGGAGCAGGTGCTACCGCATTATGGAGCATTACAACTACGGTTACTTCCAACGGTTCCGTCAATGGCATGCACGATTCTACGATGCCCCTGTCCGGTATGATGGAGATGCTGAACATGCAGATAAACACTTGGTTCGGCGGTGTCGGTGTAGGGTGGATGAACTATTATACATTTATCATTATCGCAGTCTTTATCAGCGGACTGATGGTGGGACGTACACCGGAGTTTCTCGGAAAGAAAGTGGAAGCCCGGGAGATGAAAATAGCAACAATCGTTGCGCTGCTTCATCCGTTTGTGATATTGGTAGGCACGGCTCTGTCTTGTTACCTCCTTGCGCACCATCCGGAGTTTGTAGAGAGTGAGGGCGGCTGGCTGAACAATCCCGGTTTTCACGGGCTGAGCGAGCAATTCTATGAATTTACTTCGTGCGCTGCCAACAACGGCTCCGGTTTCGAAGGCTTGGGCGACAATACTTATTTCTGGAACTATGCCTGCGGTTGGGTACTTATTCTGAGCCGTTTTCTTCCTATTGTAGGGCAGGTTGCCATTGCTGGTCTGTTGGCGCAGAAGAGATTTATTCCCGAAAGTGCCGGTACGCTGAAAACCGATACGTTCACCTTTGCCGTAATGACTTTTGCCGTAATCTTTATCGTGGCAGCTTTGTCTTTCTTCCCGGCACATGCGTTGAGTACTATTGCCGAACACTTCAGTTTGTAA